Genomic window (Candidatus Obscuribacterales bacterium):
TTGGAGAAATAAGCTAATGACACAAGATAAACCAAAAATTGCTCTAGTGACAGGAGCAAGTCGTGGACTGGGAAAGAATACTGCTTTGGCAGTGGCAAAGAAAGGAGTGGGCGTAATTGTGACCTATCTCAACGGTGAAGCGGAAGCAAAATCCGTTGTTTCTGAAATTGAGGCAATGGGAAATAAAGCAGTGGCATTGCAGCTCGATATCGGCAGCATCGAAACCCTTGATGCATTTGTGATACAAGTCAAGCAAGCCCTACAAAACACTTGGGACATCGAGCAATTTGATTTCCTCATCAATAACGCTGGAATTAGTGGCGGTTCACTGTTTGCAGAAACAACAGAGGAAGAATTTGATCGACTGTTCAACGTTAACTTCAAGGGGGTCTTCTTTCTCACTCAGAAGTTGCTGCCATTGCTCAAAGATGGTGGACGAATCGTGAATGTTTCATCGTTTTTGACCCGCACCATAAGACCAGGACGAGCGATCTATGCCAGCATGAAGGGCGCGATCGAGGTTCTGACTCGCTCCTTAGCAAAGGAACTAGGACAGCGGCAAATCACAGTGAATGTAGTCGCTCCAGGCGCGATCGCCACCGAGGGCAGTGTCGTGCGGGACAATCCAGAGATCAATAAGTACATCGCGTCCCAAACTGCTTTAGGTCGGGTAGGTGAACCCGATGATATTGGAGGGGCGATCGCGCTGTTGCTGTCGGAAGAGAATCGATGGATTACTGGACAGCGAATCGAAGTCTCCGGGGGGCAGTCTCTGTAGCTCAAATCAACTTCAATCGGTAGACAAATCATGTTAGCCAATTAACTGATTCAGAGCATCAGTTCCAGATTGAGCTACTTGTAGAGCCTCCAATCGTGAAGTTTACACAGATCTACTCGTGCTCTACTGCGACAAAACATCGATACGAAGATCAGGCAAGGGTTTGAGGAGATGAATCAGCCCTGCCATCAGTAGTTTCAGCGGCTCACTGGAATGATACCAAAGCAGCTTCGCTAGCTCCCTAAAAATTTAATAAACCACCGTAAGAATCTGAAAGAACTTGAGTGTTAAAACTCATAGACTCAAGTTAGTTAAGACAAAGACAATCTGTACATCAAGTATGTAAGCATCGCACAACAATCCTGTTGATAGCGGTCGTTGGCAGGGGTGATCTCACTCCTCCCAATTGTTATGGGTTGTCTCAGATGTCATCCCCTTACTGGCATTGCCAGAACTTGAATAGCCAATCGCTCAGATGAATTGCTGTTTGGCAAAGCACCCTTTTGTCAACATCTGTCACCAAGCGCTATATTGTCATTTAGTGACAGATAGCCAGGGGAGAGGTGGTTGTGGGGAGTGACGGTGCCAGCGATAGGACAAAGAATGAGCGCAAACCAGGGGGGATGAGTGAGCAGCGGCACCAGCGGATACGTCTGGAGATTTCGCGGGAGGCGGCGCGTTTGTTCTGGGAGCAAGGCGTCGCGGCCACGACCGGCGAGCAAATCGCCGCTGCCGTGGGTCTCTCGGTGCGCACCCTCTGGCGGTACTTCCGCAATAAGGAGAGCTGTGTCGAGCCGGTCTTGGCGCAGGATGGCGAGGAGTTTGTGGCGCTATTGCGTCGCTGGCCTCGGGATGTCTCCCTTGAAGATCACCTCGTCGAGTGGGCGGTGAATCGGACTAAAGATCCCGATCAGCAGTCCTTTGATCAGGCTGTGATCAAAATGACTGTATTGGCCGAAAAAGAGCCGGATCTGCGGACGGCCTGGCTGATGACTAACGACCGAATAGAGCACGCTCTGGTCGAGATTTTTGCCGATCGCCTGCGGCGATCGCCTGACGATATTGAGGTGCGGATGCATGCCGCAGCGGCCACCGCAGTCGTGCGCGTTATCAGTGAAGACGTCAGTGCTGCCCTGATGGCGGGAGCCGATCGTACCTCGCTCGACAACCCGCTTGGGCAGATGGCCCGCGCCGTGCACATCGCTACTGGGGGGGCGATCGGCGATCCTGTCGATCCCTAAACTGATGAGCAATTGAAGTTAGCAACAAGAGTAAAAGAACGGAGATGAAGATGCAAAATACCGAAAGACCGCAGGGAATCATCGCAGAAGCGAAAAAAGTTACCTACGTGGAGGCTGCCCGGTGGGGTAAGTATCGGGGGTGGCGGTATGTTCTGGGGCTGATGATCATCCTCTTTGCGTGGCTGATCGTCGGTAGTGGTGCCAGTGTACTCGTCGCGTTCGCGCTCGGTGGCCAGGCAGACCCCTCGGGGCTTGGGCTTGTGGAATACTACCTGTTTGTCATAGCGAGTTTTCTGTGCTTTTTCGCCGGAGTGCTGATCGCTGTCTCCCTCGTCCACCGCCGCCATCCCCGAACGCTCGTCACAGCGCGGAAGCGGATAGACTGGCATCGGGTCGGTCATGGATTCGTGGCGTGGTTTGTGCCGTACGGCCTGATCGGTGGGCTAGGGCAGTATCTGTTCTACCCAGATACCTTCTCCTTCAACTCCGGCCTCATAACATTTGCGCTTTTTGTGCCGCTGGCGCTGGTTCTCACCGCGATCCAGACGACAACGGAGGAGCTTTTCTTTCGCGGATACATCGTGCAGGGCGCGAGCCTCATCTGGAGCAACCGCGTTTTTCTGGCGATCGTGCCAGCCGTTATCTTTACCCTGCCACACCTCCTCAACCCGGAGGCGCGGGCGGGCGGCTGGCTCACGATCTTTTCCAACTACTTCTTCGTTCCGGGTCTGGTGTGGACTGTGGTCTCGTTGATTGACGGCACTACTGAACTCGCCATCGGCGTACACTTCGCGAACAACATCGGTGGGGTACTCCTGTTCAACATCACTGGAACTGCCTTGCCCTCACCCGCTCTGTTCACCATCAGCGAGTATCACGCCACCTACGGGGCGCTATCAGGGCTGGTTGCAGTACCCGTGTTTCTGGCGATCGCCTACGGAGTGTTCAAGCGTAAGACGCCAACCCGTTTCCCAGAGCCACCGCAAGATCGTGGGTGATCTCGTCAGGTCGCAAACCTATCAGCAAATGAACCTGACTATCTCATCGACCTC
Coding sequences:
- a CDS encoding type II CAAX endopeptidase family protein — its product is MQNTERPQGIIAEAKKVTYVEAARWGKYRGWRYVLGLMIILFAWLIVGSGASVLVAFALGGQADPSGLGLVEYYLFVIASFLCFFAGVLIAVSLVHRRHPRTLVTARKRIDWHRVGHGFVAWFVPYGLIGGLGQYLFYPDTFSFNSGLITFALFVPLALVLTAIQTTTEELFFRGYIVQGASLIWSNRVFLAIVPAVIFTLPHLLNPEARAGGWLTIFSNYFFVPGLVWTVVSLIDGTTELAIGVHFANNIGGVLLFNITGTALPSPALFTISEYHATYGALSGLVAVPVFLAIAYGVFKRKTPTRFPEPPQDRG
- a CDS encoding SDR family oxidoreductase, which encodes WRNKLMTQDKPKIALVTGASRGLGKNTALAVAKKGVGVIVTYLNGEAEAKSVVSEIEAMGNKAVALQLDIGSIETLDAFVIQVKQALQNTWDIEQFDFLINNAGISGGSLFAETTEEEFDRLFNVNFKGVFFLTQKLLPLLKDGGRIVNVSSFLTRTIRPGRAIYASMKGAIEVLTRSLAKELGQRQITVNVVAPGAIATEGSVVRDNPEINKYIASQTALGRVGEPDDIGGAIALLLSEENRWITGQRIEVSGGQSL
- a CDS encoding helix-turn-helix domain-containing protein, producing the protein MGSDGASDRTKNERKPGGMSEQRHQRIRLEISREAARLFWEQGVAATTGEQIAAAVGLSVRTLWRYFRNKESCVEPVLAQDGEEFVALLRRWPRDVSLEDHLVEWAVNRTKDPDQQSFDQAVIKMTVLAEKEPDLRTAWLMTNDRIEHALVEIFADRLRRSPDDIEVRMHAAAATAVVRVISEDVSAALMAGADRTSLDNPLGQMARAVHIATGGAIGDPVDP